The Zeugodacus cucurbitae isolate PBARC_wt_2022May chromosome 4, idZeuCucr1.2, whole genome shotgun sequence genome includes the window GCGCTGCCAACGACAAGTGCTGCTCCTGATTATCTCGTCGCTTATTTTGACGCaattaaaaatatcagaaaGTAGTAAAAAAACGGTGGAAAAAAACGTAATCATTTACCATTCATTTGTTGTTGATGCTCAActagaaaaaaaagttaataagcAATTAAATGGTAATTTGTCAGTATCAGATTACCAATACATGGCACTTTTGGAATTAATGGCACTTTTTGTCAATCACTCACGTGGAATAATTGAGTTTACGAACTTATTTTTATGtcataattacaattttttagttGGTCTTTATTCAATTACAATAATTAGGTAAAATGTGTGACAAATTGCTTTACAACGGTTTTGGAATTGAAAAAGTTtcgaattaatataattattataaaataatgagCTCAAATGAgctcaaatatgtacatatactcgtacaggTCTTTTGAATATATATGGGTTAGCAGTGCACCAacaattattttgaacttttattATCTTTGGAAAATTACTTTAGTGCTTTTATATGCtccgaaaaaaaaagtttttttaatatatctgaatttatataaattaatattttttataaaagtatttttgtggaCATTTTTTATGCCTCCTTCATAATAAAGTAATTGTAGAAATATCTTGtgaaagttaaaattatttttaagtggaGTTGCCAcatgatttgattttttaatatataaagtatattagAATTGACATAATAACTGAATTTCAAAGTAAATATGTTCATGTGGTCTTAAAGACCAAAACATTATtgaaaagggttgccacttatatataaaattgtattaaagtaaatatataaaatgaagtaTACAATACAGTATAatcagaaagaaaaaaaaataaaaaatctgcgggattgtttttttttttttcaataccattttttaaatataagctTTCATTATTCGATAATATTCGAATAGAAACGAGCAAAACAacaatgataaccgactatttgataccTGAAAtagaagctcgtgatctcggtaacaacaagacggcgccaatTCTCACAAGTCgcataaaaaaatggatttattgagagaacacttcggttagcagataatttcacgattTGAACcgatcgattggccaccaagatcgtgtgactTCAGACTTTTTTccgtggggatatgtaaagtctaaagtctacgcGGACAATCCCGCTACGATTCAGGGTTGGAGCATAACATCAACGGATGGTTCATCCGAGAGGTAGTCggggccaacatttgaaagatataatctttaacaaataaatgacaaaaagtGTACTTTCGAATgctaataaacattccccattaaatttaaattctctgtgtatttttctttaaaaaagtagggaacctcgaaatggatcatcctttgtaagaattttttttgctttgccttGACTTCTATTGATGTATTTAAGTGTGTTTCCTTTGTAGTATAACTTAAATTGGGGATTAAATTTATGTCTATAAAAAGAGACTTTTCCGCCATTCTTCGGAGCCTATCTACTGTTGTCGTCGTAAAAAATTCTGTTAATATCAAATGTAAGTTTTAAAGAATTCTATCAATTTGACAGTGCTTCGCCCGAGATGAGCATGCGGTTTCATTCTGGTTATTTCGAACCGAGTATTGTGCGAATGATCAACTGAAATTGAACGTTAAACCAGAAGTCCATAACGCATAAGTGGCATGAAGGgatttttgtttcgaaaattttcttgACAGTCTTAATGTTCAAAGAGTGAACTCATAGATGGCGCTACTGCATATACTCTATTTACTTGATATATGCAGTAAAGTAGTTTTAACTAAAGAGTCTAAGTTCAATACACTGTAGGTGTTCTGGAGAgcttagtatatatgtaaatgtatgtatgtatattttaaatcttATTTGAATAACTTTTGTAAGATGCAGCTGACAATGGCTCAGACTAAAATCAAATATGCACACAAATACCGACAATTTTGTGAATCTGCAAGAATCAAACATCTTTAAAATATGATATGCAATTTTATAACcaaatgtatatacacacatacatattacatatatacaagtatatagtaGATTTATTGTGCTATCTCCAAAGCAATCAATACCCGTTGTGTGCcataacaaataatattatataaatacatacatctgCTTGTAACATAATCGATTCCATCATAAACGTTCACCTTCCTGTTTGACATACACCAACAATGCCACAAGCATTCAATTGACTTCATTGTAGTGGCTGATGGAATTCCAGGggatttaaattaaatgtatgcTTTATATAGAAAATCGTAAGAATTTGAGCATCATTTGTATTGCTGAGAATAATTTCTGTGTTGCTTGACTAAATTTGCTCGATTTGCTAAGAAGAACTTTCACTCAGGCGATTTACTCAAGTGTATTTGCCacatagaaatatacatacatacatgtatatttatatcaaattatttaaatcaaagTCGTTTATTTTccgaaacaataaaataacagtTATTTTACTTAAGCATCTATGCATGCAACATTTTCTTTGTAAATCCACTTAACTCGTTGTGACACATTAAAATGGCTTTGACACTTGATATACTTGCAACATTCAGTGCGCTGCATTGTCTTTTAACCATGTTGCCATGCCACTTGATGCAATGAATATCATTTCtagcattaaattaaatattgtgtacCAACTCTTTTTGCAAGCACTCACAGCTGAATGAGTTCAGCAAATTTATTTAGGGGAAGTGACGAATGATATATCATATTTATAGAGCTCAAAATGAAATCGTATACAGATAGAGTACAGTGGAGGTCAGTAATTTCGCAGACAAAGtggaaaaattagttttctttGGAAAGTGTTGAAAGGAACTTAACTTTCATTTATATTGTAGGTCGTAGTTTATCAGAGAGACAGAAAatcacttattaaaaaaaaatcgttctaTATAACAGGTTTAGTTCAACAAAATTGCAATCGAGAGTGAGATCGATAGTTATTTTGTAGAATAAATTTTCTGGTGCTTCAATTTGAAATCCGAAGAGCAGTCTCATAAGATTGGAGAGCAGAAAACAGCCTTTGGGGCCAGATCCGGCATATCTGCGATGCGCGAAAACTATTAAAGACTAATTCTTACTATTTGGTGATTGTTTTCACTGTTGAATCTAAAatccataataattttttagattttttgatgTTATCTTCCGTAACAATCACTTTTTAGTGTTCTTTAGTGAATTGTTGCTCTGCCTGATTTTTCAGCCTCTCTATTAATTTATCAGAAAGAGAAGTGTGAAGATTCCTAAGATCGCTAAAATTTAAGATGATTCAGTTCTCGAAATTCCGATGtacattttattaacttttttgaattgggatatattaaaaattgttagtaatatCTATATCCATTTCCATGAATTTCGAAGAGAAAATACTCTCGGTGTTTTTTATAAAACCTACTATACATTTTTCGACATAGAGCGATATATTGTGGTACCACCAATAACAGTTTTATTGAATGAGAATAAGAATGAGCACTTTCTCTTGAAATTTGtctcataatttttcaaaacttaaaGTTTGACTTAGTGTTTAGTTGACAAAGATATTTTGTTGATCTCTTCGAGattctattattttaaatatcttcgATATTGACCCTAACCAAACCATAATGAATCACTTTTAATTAACGAATAAGAGCGGTTCTTGAGCACAATTTCGATAGTAATTTTCCGCGATCTCCAAACATACTCACTAAAGTGTAGATATTCAATCatagttaaaataattatgtattttactTTTGAGCTATATAGAAGTAGTACGCTTTCAGTGGAGTACATATGAAGTAGTGCGAAACTTCTTCACACCACTGTAGTTATCAAAAAGTATTACATCGAACTGTGTGAAGTGTGCCATTATTAAAATgttgaatacatatgtacatatatactagaaATGAGTACttttattttggtatttatttagatatatgAGTTGAAGTACGCCTTTGATAACACTGACACTCAAAAGCTATCTAATAACAGTGTAAACAAATTGTTTAACATCAATTGAAGAACCATTGTATTTGAATTAGTATGCACTttgtatgcaaaaataaatatttaaacaaaatttcaaggTTTTCAATATGAAGAGCGAgactaatttaaaatatgtttaactaGATATAATACTAATGCACTTCAATATATGAAAAGtctaataaaatcaataattaaaagGGAATATTTGTCTAATTCACTTACAGCTTCATCAAACACAACAGCAAAAAGTAGAGGTCCAACGgagtaaatatatgaaaaatataaaattatttcattgaagTCCAGAGAATCGAAAAGCAAAAATGTCCACAACTactgcaacaccaacaacagcattaGAGTCCACTACGCCACTCGCCGGCACCAGTTTGGAGGATCTGTCAGCGACGCCAGTGTTGAACAGCGAGGAGTTCAAAAATCTCACTTACGATGATGAACATAGCATCTTTACACATCCCACACTAGCAGAGTACTACAATAGTAAGTATTTAGAGAGAACTTTTACTAAAAATACACACTTTAACTCTCTATCACCCTCTCCCCCGCAGATCTCACGCCATTCGTTACACTGTGCATCTTCGTCTCCGTCTTAACCTTTATGCTCACCATTTCCATTTTCCTCACAACTTTGGCTAAACTACAGCAACGGCTGCGCAAGCCACTGCTCGCGCCATCTATAGCGCTCGTATCCTTGTATCCGCTGATCAGTCTTGTGGCATTGCTCACACTACTCTTGCCGAAGTTATGGTTCACCTTTCACACTGTGATGCATCTCTCGTTTACGGTCGGTGCCGTCATCTTCTATCAACTGTGCGGTCATTTTATTGGCTCTGAGACCAGTTTTATTAAGGAGACAGCCGGTATGGCTGTGGCGATTAAGACGCCAccatgttgctgttgctgtattTGCTTACCAGGTGTGACGCCCACCAGAGGGCGTTTTGTGTTATTGCGGTGTTTCGTATATCAAATGGTGTTCGTACAGGGCAGCATAATGTTGGTGTTGAATGGTATATTCTACAATGATATGGTGAGTCGAAGGACAttgaattaatatatatttaatgagaATAGGTCAACTTTATATCAGAATTATAGTCAGATGTAATATGACACCACTGTCAGAACTATTATCATATAGTATCTAGAccaataatgaattaataatgaattgttgaagtcaacagtataaaaaataactgtCTCTAGATCGTATTTATGATAGGAAATAAGTTCTCAAACTTCAACCTTCCTGGTCTTGAATCTTCCGAGATTGGGAATTATATTAGGTAGTATGATGTAccaatttaaaatcaatttattaaagTCTCACTTTGGTTAAACCTGTCCATTGTTATAAAATCCTCTATTATGTTATACTTTGTATTAAATATGTCTATAAAAGAGTCAGTGGAAAACGGAGATCTTGTTAACACTCTCGACATTATTATTTCCCCTATTTTTTAGTTCTTTTTACACGTTAAGATATTCTTAATTAAGAGGAGCACAAACTCTTTACTTTGTAATCAACCTTAGATTATATATAAGCCTAATGGATCAAATGACTCTcacgattcgacaaagcgcttagaCTCTATTACAAAGCCATAAGTAATAGAACTTGTCTAGTTTGTTTTTTTCCTCTCTTATTACTGAGGCATGATATGTTTCTTGGCTGCTAAAAGCAATAAAGAATTACTCTAACAAAGAGAAATAAGGAATTCAGGAAGGATATATAAAGAGACGGAAGATTAGCCGGAGTcagcaaaagaaaaaagaaataaagattaCGAAAACCTCGTCTCTTTACTTTTTTTGGGTGCGTTTGACAGAAAAAATTGGTTAGTGATGTCATGAAATAAACGAGCGGGACggtttttcataattattttgacAGTTCATTCCATTTATGACAATTCATGAACCAACCTTATTGCCATCATTCTTGCAAACAACTAAGTCTGAAAATTGACTGACTATTAATAGTTTCGCAATTTTGAAGTAAACACACGAATTGTCTCACTTTGTTTGAAACAGCTGTTATTACTAATTTATATGCCCGACTTTGAACTTATTCAAAGATAATGTTCAAAGGTAAATGGAAAATTTCGAGGAactaatcaaaataaatgaaattatatttggatgaaatttcaGTTCGAAGTTTCGTGAAATCAGTTACTAGAACTTACCAAGACCGCTTTGCAGGGATTCCTTTTTTAAACAGCGTAAAAGCCCTTAAGGAgtcattattttgaaaaaactgGTTAAAACGTAGACCATATAATGATCATCTGTGAGCTAATGCAACTCATATTATAGtgaatatgtaatatttaaatgagGAAATGTGACAATATAATTAAGAAACTACagcgtaaaaaataaaaaaatgctaaaattagCTACGCGGAACCCgatgtaaaattaattacttgcaTTAAAAAACCTAGTAATCATGCAACTCATTATCATTAAAAGTATACtatttaacttatttgttattgttattttaacaaACTGGTAGAGAGCAATTAGCAGCAGCAAAAACAGACCGTCGAGCGCCACACCAATTGTTTGTTGTAGTAATTGTCTAACACCAACAATGTGGGTAAATAGAGGCAAAGCCTAACAACAGCCGGCGGCTAGGctataaatgaataaacaaatatgtacattagCGTTATTAAATAATCGACaacaattgtgtattattattataaataataaaatataaacttacaataataacaataaagtgTTCTAGGTAGACCAGCTTATAGCAGGCATTTGACAGGGTATTCTACATAGCCTCGGTGGCGCAGTAGGCAGCGCGTAAGTCTCATAATCTTAAGGTCGTGAGTTCGAGCCTCACCCGgggcattaatttttttatttacttcaataaaattatttttttttgtaatttaattgaatttctaaataatttataattttctttttcatccACAGGCTTTATTCCACGATGTGCAATACTACTTCCTACCATTCATCATCTCATCTATTATAATCGGTTCCTGGGGTCTAAATATAACAGTACGCGTGGTGAATAATCTACACAGTGATTATAATACAACGGTGAGTTAATTACAGTACttaattgtatacatttttattaatttcgaaattattttccatttagaaaaaaatgttcgCGCTacagttgattttgttgttgtgcaagaTGCAGTATCTCATTCTGGACAAACAATTGGATAAGTTCTTACTGGGTGGTGACTATCCAATGAATCATATTATCTATAAGCAGTGTAAgtttttgaagcaaaaaaaaaataaatttttcaactcattacaataataatacacgcataagtacatataaaagTAATCATTACATAATCATTACCaatcctctctctctctctttgcaGCCATCATTAATAGTTTGGTGCTTGTGGAAATGGTCTTGGTCTCGCTATTCGCTCAGAATGCTTACAGAATTCCAGTTCAAGTCGACGATAATTAAGAGATgctgctaaataaataaatacttatccttaaaactaattacttaagtgattacttaaaaaaaatacatttatacttATGTAGTTAGCTTGCTTTAAAATGTAGTTCTTATAGAATATAGctcatattttatgaaaatatgtagttctaaagtaattttataaaatgtaagcTCTAGTTATCGTTTAGTCAATTGTTATGGGCCAGGTagcttaaatttctttttttacaataattaaaacatttcagCACTTTTAATAATACGTTTTTAATGACAAAAATTGTGATAACTAAATACTTTCAATACATATTAATCTAtcataattacaattttatatatatatatacttagttAAGTAAGTAGTCGATACTATTTTatagtgaaaaatgtgaaataaatatataattatctaTAAACTGAGAGTGATgtattttggatatttttatagaaattttgttaaataaattttcgacaGCAGTGCCAAATTCGAAATATCACCAGTAATCCTTTCCCTGAAAACACAAAAACTGGTTCCAATAGGTGGCGCGAGCGTCCAATAATTAATAAACTAGCATAAACCATGGTTTGATGAACAATAATGCTTTATTGAAGCTttccatttaaaataattaaagtgattttcaaAAGCGTAATAAAACTATCTATTTACCGCAagtattattcaaaatttacatttgtatatagcaTAGCATAGCCAAATTGATTTAATACATTAGGATTACAATTAAGATATCAGTTTTTGTGCGAAAGGCTTTTGTATAGTTCTAAAgttcgatctaaatcagcgctttaatcaagCAAAGGCCTGAacaaattgaacaattaactcctgtgcgaaagtGCTTTTCTATATATTAAGCAAAATCAGACGCTAAGGTTGGTGAaaatccatatttcttcaaaaagattaaGGAAGTCTCGAAAGAACCGAATATAATAAAAGTTTACTTACTTTCAAGAACTCTATGCTTTCATATTCAGCAGAAATAAGTTGGATAGATCTGAAGGTTTTTAGTGACTTAAAAGATACCATCTTCAAGTATGAAACTTTCAATACCCTTGTCAAATTTTTACTTCCCTTTGTGAAGTATTGGTCCCTTTCATTAATTGGTCCTTAAAACATGGATCCACATAAGTAGATTtgcgaaaaattatttaaaaaaatgtttccatttaatttttcatagttCAAGAATAACACTTTATTATAGTAAGTTAGTTTAGGTATGTTGATTTCATTAGACAGACTATTCTTGGGCAATTACAGTCATGCTATTTTTCTGATTTCTGCATACAGGATAAATCATTTAGTTTAAATCATCATATGTCGATATGCCTGGTATATTTGCCCAAAGCATGATGATCTTAAACATTACTTTGACAGGACGACAGGTCTTGGATATTCTACAACTCTATAAAAAACCGTAGCGTATGGTTTTTCAATATAGTTATTATTTGTAAACGTAGACatggtataaatatataattctcCATGTGAAATATAGTTTCAATGATTGAATCctgaaataaaagcgaaaattgTCTCATTTTGGCCAGTTTAATTTGGGAAACTATAAATATTCCCCCATacgcatacaaatacaaatgtatcgGATATCACtttcataaacaaattaaattgcttCACACTTGGCTGCCAATGGACAAACAATTCGGTTGAGAGAGCACTGAAATCGATTCACTAAACCAAAAGAGGAGCGCTTAGTTATTAGCATTAGAATTGTATGAAATAGCGGATAGCATTAAAGGGGGGATTTTATTGAAGATTAAACATAGAACAGtaagctaaaaaaatatttttccgagAACATCAtcagtataattttatttagaaattaaaaattattattcaattttatttaaaaaagaaaaagtttatttaaatataaaaaataagaaatgtcaactcaaataaataatatgaatttacttaaaaaaagtaaaaatatatttttattacaaattattacGAAATCAATTTCATTATTATCTTCAACTTTATCTCCTTATCTCTATATTACATCCCTCTATTCATAATATTCATCTTACCCTTGCTTATGAACAACTTCATCCTTTTGGTTCACTGGGTTATACAATATATTCAACAATTCAAGTAATTTGATGTTCGAATCAAACATTTAGTTACGCTTGCCTGCTTTTAGGCGCccaaatgaatttaaatgcttctctgcacacacaaacacaccaaTGACCTATTTGTGCGCGGCAATTCAAAGTGCAAATGGAATTTTCAATCAATAAATCAATAAGAAGCTTAGCACTAAAATGAGCTCGGATATGCACGCATAGTTGttggtgcataaataaataactacacatactatacatacagatacatacatatacatatgtacatatagtaagTAGTGGCATGAATTGGATTGAAAGTGCGTAGTTATTGCGAAAGCGGCCGCTGGTTCGTTAAACACTTCTGGTTAACTAAGCAAAGGAACTTATTGTGTGGCGGATGATCTGTAAGGTTGTAATTTAAAGAGTGATTTAAAAGAATCGCTAAAGCATATCAAGttgtaatataatacaaatagaattgaaatttattacaaataatatgGAAATGTTTAAGGATTTAGAAGATCCCTAAAGAAGGATGTTGAACAGGGCGGTTTATCTGAAGTGAAACATCATTAGGTGCGGTAGTTAAATCCAATCATAGAAATTGAATTTGTTGAGCTTATAAGATTGCCATTCTTAAAAACCGTTGCCTGATTAAAATTTCgtatattatattaagtatTAAAATGTGAGCCCAAAAAAATgtggtttttgaaattttttttttttgagaaaactgctaaaattattattctgggaatttataaacataatagtaattttgaaaagtgtggaatattttttttttgtttttaacagtttttaaaGCTGTCACATCAGATCTCTAGGAACCCCTCCCACAAAAGCGACATTTAAAACACAGTTTGAGAAAAGCAAAGCGCCTCACCTGCCTACTACTTTCAAAAGCTTTGACGTGTCATTGCAATTATgcatataacttcaaaaataaccGCCGGATTGACTTGAACTTTTCAGAGTGTTtactagaatatttttttttaatttaactagaTTAACCCCTTaaggggtattctggtctagacgcatgaattttaggaattttttaaactaagataaaaaaaaaatgaaaaacatttttacaatccatttttatatatgtttttatagacattttaataatataaaaaaaatttcaagaaaaaaataaccaaaattaGTCGACATACGGGCCGTGGATTGGGGCCTTCAAAAAAACGGTGCGTCCTGGTTGatgtgattttcaaaaaataaaataacaaaatagcgTCGACTTGAAAAAGAAAGATTTTACccgatttagaattttttaaaaatacttcaaatcaaaatttttggtaaTCCAAGGCAGACTCGATAGAGCattgtataaagaagatatatactaaatttcggttcagtagaacttgagatatcatgtcAACCACTTTccagaaaaacgcgtttaaagtttaggaaACCGCTCGGCCGACTCGGACGCCACGTCACTAAATCgtctgtatctccgaaaataagtcgaattttgaaaaatccttccaaGGTCATATTCCTCGAAAAATCATATTccttaaaaatcgattttttcaaaatcctagaCGAGAATACCCTCTTAATTTCGGATTAATTTGAAAAGATAAGGGTAAAGTTCAGAAGTAAGATGGGTATAAAATTACTATTGCATGGTCACTGAAGCCCTCGCAGGTTTTAGTTCTCCTCAAATCTACCCATCATGTATTAAATCATCGAGCACTTTTGCCCCTAGATCTTCTTATTCTTATGACTATATAGTTCactatattttttgattatgaGTTCCGTTCTAGATGGATATATAATACGATTTCAGCACTTCATTCAGCTATCATTGTCTTACGCTGAATAAGTGCTGAATGTCACGAAACCTGAAGAGTCTTGATTGAGATTGATCAATTTGAACCAgcctttaattgtatttgtcgaatataaattttgtcATACCATGTCATATTTCAAGTACTTCAAGCATATGCATCTCTTTAATTCAGTTTAGAGTAGTACTCTTCTTATGGGAGACAGTAGACTCGTTGCTTTACTTCAAAGTGTCGAAATCTATTTCCTTCACTAGGGACCAGCTGACATGactaacaataaaaatacaataccgATAAACGGGTAGGCAT containing:
- the LOC105214583 gene encoding organic solute transporter alpha-like protein, which codes for MSTTTATPTTALESTTPLAGTSLEDLSATPVLNSEEFKNLTYDDEHSIFTHPTLAEYYNNLTPFVTLCIFVSVLTFMLTISIFLTTLAKLQQRLRKPLLAPSIALVSLYPLISLVALLTLLLPKLWFTFHTVMHLSFTVGAVIFYQLCGHFIGSETSFIKETAGMAVAIKTPPCCCCCICLPGVTPTRGRFVLLRCFVYQMVFVQGSIMLVLNGIFYNDMALFHDVQYYFLPFIISSIIIGSWGLNITVRVVNNLHSDYNTTKKMFALQLILLLCKMQYLILDKQLDKFLLGGDYPMNHIIYKQSIINSLVLVEMVLVSLFAQNAYRIPVQVDDN